One region of Marivirga arenosa genomic DNA includes:
- a CDS encoding peptidoglycan DD-metalloendopeptidase family protein, translating into MKRKLTSALILLVLILTTYFFVFEYYASSPLIDSAKVESDTAQINLVKPDPTILYGMVVDSFQVAEHAVKRNQSISDILLAYNVSHQTIFQLANVAKNVFDVRKIAPNKKYTIIYQDNDSLPSARALVYEPNPEEYVVFNLKDSIKVYVEKRPVEVKEKAISGTIQSSLYEEILKNGGTPELVDLVADMYGWQIDFTKIYPGDQFKVIYTERTIEGKSVGIEEIIGAELIHYNNPFLSIAFDQGDGIDYFDEEGKSLRKAFLRYPVKFTRISSRYTKRRYHPVQKRYKAHLGTDYAAPTGTPIYAAGDGVILKARYEKFNGRNVKIRHNATYSTQYLHMSRIAKGIKPGSKVKQGQLIGYVGSTGLASGPHLCYRFWKNDKQVDALKVDLPPSEPIKEDYLSNFMRYKGYVKSKLDQVSYPEAESEVLMAKVK; encoded by the coding sequence ATGAAAAGAAAACTTACTAGTGCACTCATACTTTTAGTGTTAATATTAACCACATATTTTTTTGTTTTTGAGTACTACGCTAGCTCTCCTTTGATAGATAGCGCAAAGGTAGAATCTGATACTGCTCAAATCAATCTGGTCAAACCAGATCCTACCATCTTATACGGCATGGTAGTTGATTCTTTTCAGGTTGCAGAACATGCCGTAAAAAGAAACCAGAGTATTTCTGATATATTATTAGCATATAATGTTTCCCACCAAACCATTTTTCAATTAGCTAATGTTGCCAAAAATGTATTTGATGTACGTAAGATTGCACCTAACAAAAAATATACGATAATTTATCAAGATAATGACTCATTACCTTCTGCAAGGGCTTTAGTGTATGAACCAAACCCGGAAGAGTATGTAGTCTTTAACTTAAAAGATTCTATTAAAGTATATGTCGAAAAAAGACCAGTTGAAGTTAAAGAGAAAGCAATTAGTGGTACAATTCAATCTTCACTTTATGAAGAGATATTAAAAAATGGAGGAACTCCTGAATTAGTCGATTTAGTAGCTGATATGTATGGATGGCAAATTGATTTCACCAAAATTTATCCTGGGGATCAATTTAAAGTAATATACACTGAGAGAACAATTGAGGGGAAATCTGTAGGCATAGAAGAAATTATAGGTGCAGAATTAATTCATTATAATAATCCATTTTTATCCATTGCTTTCGATCAAGGCGATGGTATTGATTATTTTGACGAAGAAGGGAAAAGTTTAAGAAAAGCATTCTTGAGATATCCAGTGAAATTTACACGAATTAGTTCAAGATATACTAAAAGAAGATACCACCCTGTACAAAAGAGATATAAAGCTCATTTAGGGACTGATTATGCAGCACCAACGGGTACGCCAATTTATGCTGCTGGAGATGGTGTAATTCTTAAAGCAAGATATGAGAAATTTAATGGGCGTAATGTAAAAATCAGACATAATGCTACTTATTCTACGCAATACCTTCACATGTCAAGAATAGCAAAAGGAATAAAGCCAGGATCAAAAGTTAAGCAAGGCCAATTAATTGGTTATGTAGGTTCTACAGGTTTAGCAAGTGGACCGCATTTGTGTTATCGCTTTTGGAAAAACGATAAGCAAGTTGATGCTTTAAAAGTAGATTTACCTCCTTCTGAGCCAATTAAAGAAGATTATCTTTCAAACTTCATGAGATATAAAGGGTATGTGAAATCAAAATTAGATCAAGTTTCATACCCTGAGGCTGAAAGTGAAGTTCTAATGGCAAAAGTGAAGTAA
- a CDS encoding OmpA family protein, whose translation MIFSIQNAEAQLGGNWVDLEGKVISKALEAPIKATLTLESLPYGADIRVFHSDEETGDFSFKIKENKAYKIKVESKGYISLEEEIKIEDENNPVVFSLMPSGEGTILRLDINFKQSKAEILEESYKELDKLMQMLKEYPNMEIQLEGHTDFRGSASANMRLSEKRVNAVKSYLTSKSVDAKRIKTKAFGGTMPLSRENTEEAKLNNRRVEARILKTE comes from the coding sequence TTGATTTTTTCAATTCAGAATGCTGAGGCTCAATTAGGTGGAAATTGGGTAGATTTGGAAGGTAAAGTCATTAGTAAAGCTTTGGAAGCACCTATTAAGGCTACTTTGACTTTAGAAAGTTTACCTTATGGCGCTGATATAAGAGTGTTTCATTCTGATGAGGAAACAGGTGATTTTTCTTTTAAAATCAAAGAAAATAAAGCCTATAAAATAAAAGTTGAATCAAAAGGGTACATATCCTTAGAAGAAGAAATAAAAATTGAAGATGAAAATAATCCTGTAGTCTTCAGTCTTATGCCTTCTGGTGAAGGAACTATACTCAGACTGGATATAAACTTTAAGCAAAGTAAAGCTGAGATTCTTGAAGAATCTTATAAAGAGTTAGATAAGCTCATGCAAATGCTTAAAGAGTATCCGAATATGGAAATTCAATTAGAAGGGCATACAGATTTTAGAGGAAGTGCTTCTGCAAATATGAGATTAAGTGAGAAAAGGGTGAACGCAGTAAAATCTTATTTGACTTCTAAATCCGTAGATGCTAAAAGAATAAAAACTAAAGCATTTGGAGGTACTATGCCTTTAAGCCGAGAAAATACAGAAGAGGCAAAATTAAACAATAGGAGAGTGGAAGCTCGAATATTAAAGACGGAATAA
- a CDS encoding OmpA family protein, which translates to MKKLSLVAVITIFFSNIAFSQDTKWADRVIEYSSQLEETQFSVEQLLGKPNVYPWGEGSPSAWTPSRPGRSEFVKVGFDNPKPIRQIAIAESYNPSALTKIYFYDEEGNEYLMIEREPVIVNQPGRFLRLFTELTEFNVAAVKLEFEGEAVPGYYSIDAIGITDSETPIDLQLELVPNVKEELVSERLDEKVNSPYEELKPILSPDGKQLFFGRKFHPDNIGGIEDYEDIWVSDLDSITNEWKEARNVGEPLNSDGPNWVSSITPDGNTLVLLIGNEYDDKKKKLFSGVSVSSKEGDSWSKPESLKIDDFYNMSEKANFYLANSRKTLMMSIKRDDSYGDRDLYVSFEKRDGTWTAPMNLGDVVNTATDETSPFLAADDKTLFFSSSGYIGFGKSDIYMTQRLDDTWQNWSEPYNMGPQVNSSGDDLFFSMPAEGNYAYYTKEDSVGNMDIYRLPMPLFNELNPVITIAGRVVDAETQEPLDAIVSYETLDGTEVGRVQTDPTTGEYKIALPAGQEYQYIARVKGYLPISENVDLTNQKESKSFNNDMIMAPVKEKAEIVLNNVFFAFDSYELLASSKSELDRMVEVMNDNSAIEVVIIGHTDSTGPEEYNQMLSEKRAQSVVNYLTNNGIKSERLEYVGKGETEPAYPNDTRENRAKNRRVNFKVDKE; encoded by the coding sequence ATGAAAAAACTATCTTTAGTAGCAGTAATCACTATTTTCTTTTCAAATATCGCTTTCAGTCAAGATACTAAATGGGCTGATAGAGTGATTGAGTATTCATCTCAATTGGAAGAAACACAATTTTCAGTTGAGCAATTATTAGGAAAACCTAATGTATATCCTTGGGGTGAGGGTAGTCCGAGTGCATGGACACCAAGCAGACCCGGAAGATCAGAATTTGTAAAAGTAGGGTTTGACAATCCTAAACCCATTCGTCAAATTGCAATTGCTGAATCATATAATCCTAGTGCACTCACAAAGATTTACTTTTACGATGAGGAAGGCAATGAATATCTAATGATTGAAAGAGAGCCTGTAATTGTTAATCAACCAGGTCGTTTTTTAAGGTTATTTACTGAGCTTACCGAATTTAACGTAGCTGCGGTTAAGTTGGAATTTGAAGGAGAAGCTGTACCAGGTTATTACAGTATTGATGCCATTGGTATTACAGATTCAGAAACACCTATTGACCTGCAGTTAGAATTGGTGCCGAATGTAAAGGAAGAATTAGTTTCAGAACGTTTAGATGAAAAGGTAAATAGTCCTTATGAAGAATTAAAACCAATATTAAGTCCTGATGGAAAGCAATTATTTTTCGGGAGAAAATTTCATCCAGATAATATAGGTGGGATAGAAGATTATGAGGATATATGGGTGAGTGATCTTGACAGTATAACTAATGAGTGGAAAGAAGCCCGAAATGTTGGTGAACCTTTAAATAGTGATGGACCAAACTGGGTGAGCTCAATCACGCCAGATGGGAATACTCTGGTATTGCTTATTGGTAATGAATATGATGATAAGAAAAAGAAATTATTTTCTGGTGTGTCTGTATCATCTAAAGAAGGCGATAGCTGGTCAAAACCTGAGAGCTTAAAGATTGATGACTTCTATAATATGTCTGAAAAGGCTAATTTTTATCTGGCAAACAGTAGAAAAACATTGATGATGTCAATCAAAAGAGATGATTCATATGGGGATAGAGATTTATATGTGAGTTTTGAAAAAAGAGATGGCACGTGGACTGCTCCAATGAATTTAGGTGATGTAGTGAATACAGCTACCGATGAGACTTCCCCTTTCTTAGCAGCGGATGATAAAACTTTATTTTTCTCCTCTTCGGGTTACATAGGCTTCGGAAAAAGTGATATCTATATGACTCAAAGATTAGATGATACATGGCAAAATTGGAGTGAACCCTATAATATGGGGCCACAAGTAAACTCAAGCGGTGATGATTTATTTTTCAGTATGCCTGCGGAAGGTAATTATGCTTATTACACAAAAGAAGATTCTGTTGGTAATATGGATATTTACCGTTTGCCAATGCCATTATTTAATGAACTTAATCCAGTTATTACAATTGCAGGTAGAGTTGTAGATGCAGAAACTCAAGAACCACTTGATGCAATAGTATCTTATGAAACATTAGATGGTACAGAGGTTGGTAGAGTACAAACTGACCCTACAACAGGAGAATATAAAATTGCTTTACCTGCCGGGCAAGAGTATCAATATATTGCAAGAGTTAAAGGCTATTTACCAATCAGTGAAAATGTTGATTTAACCAATCAGAAGGAATCAAAAAGTTTTAATAATGACATGATCATGGCTCCTGTTAAAGAGAAAGCTGAGATCGTTTTAAACAATGTATTCTTTGCATTTGATAGCTACGAGCTATTAGCAAGCAGTAAATCTGAATTAGATAGAATGGTTGAGGTGATGAATGATAATTCAGCTATTGAAGTGGTTATTATTGGTCATACCGATAGCACTGGTCCGGAAGAATATAACCAAATGCTTTCTGAGAAAAGAGCTCAATCAGTTGTGAATTATTTAACAAATAATGGTATCAAATCAGAAAGACTTGAGTATGTTGGTAAAGGTGAAACTGAACCCGCTTATCCTAACGATACTAGAGAAAACAGAGCTAAAAACAGAAGGGTTAACTTCAAAGTGGATAAGGAATAG
- a CDS encoding DUF6787 family protein — MFEKLKNRWNLKSGWQVFVVLIVFACTGFTVLFLKEPVLSLIAAKEERNWIFTTVYYILILPVYFIILLFYGFLLGQSKFFIGFVKKTLNRFKRKK; from the coding sequence ATGTTTGAGAAACTTAAAAACAGATGGAATCTTAAATCTGGTTGGCAAGTATTCGTTGTTCTAATTGTGTTTGCTTGTACTGGTTTTACTGTTCTTTTTTTAAAGGAACCAGTTTTATCACTAATAGCTGCAAAAGAAGAACGAAACTGGATCTTTACAACGGTTTATTATATACTTATCCTACCTGTTTATTTTATCATCTTATTATTTTATGGATTCCTTCTGGGGCAAAGTAAATTCTTTATTGGCTTCGTAAAAAAAACTTTAAATAGATTTAAAAGGAAAAAATAG
- a CDS encoding TolC family protein, whose protein sequence is MIKYITFIFIGLFSFNAVAQEVSLEEAVSIGMENNFSIRTAKNIEKEAVLNSNYAYSAFLPVIDIASGQSFDIEDVNQQFIEGPPREINGAKSNRFNVRGDLTWTLFDGTKMFLDYKALQVERNKTRFETQAVLENTLGSIIQSYFQLVFEQYQFSVLESAVELSQERLEIAEANYEVGRFSKTELLAAQVDLNTDKSNLMNQEELVQQARVSLNLLLGQDPNQEFIATDSMSIDTSLELNQLIEDLNTRNKELLALMQQEDILKIQNKTVNTELLPQVDFNLGYGYSNLNAQAGFLLQNQALGLSYGLSLSWRIFDRLDRRRRNQTTQIAVENNTIAMQELENQLQGDLSSAYVRYKNKIDLIKLENENLDVAQENADIALERYKVGRSNSIELREFQLNSIEAESRLLNAIYLAKQAEINLLAISGNLLTKDSIN, encoded by the coding sequence ATGATAAAATATATCACATTCATTTTTATAGGATTATTTAGCTTCAATGCAGTAGCACAGGAAGTTAGCTTAGAAGAAGCTGTAAGTATTGGAATGGAGAATAATTTTTCCATCAGGACGGCCAAAAATATAGAAAAAGAAGCTGTTTTAAATTCAAATTACGCTTATTCTGCTTTTCTACCAGTTATAGACATTGCTAGTGGACAATCTTTTGATATTGAAGATGTAAACCAGCAATTTATCGAAGGGCCACCAAGAGAAATTAATGGAGCAAAATCTAATCGATTTAACGTTAGAGGTGATTTGACTTGGACCCTTTTTGATGGTACTAAAATGTTTTTGGATTACAAAGCATTACAAGTTGAAAGGAACAAAACTCGATTTGAAACTCAGGCAGTTTTAGAAAATACCTTAGGAAGCATCATACAATCCTATTTTCAATTAGTATTTGAACAATATCAATTCAGTGTATTAGAATCGGCTGTTGAACTATCACAAGAAAGACTTGAAATTGCAGAAGCTAATTATGAAGTTGGTCGGTTCTCAAAGACTGAATTATTGGCAGCTCAAGTAGATTTAAATACCGATAAAAGTAATTTAATGAATCAGGAAGAACTCGTACAGCAGGCACGAGTATCCTTAAACTTACTTTTAGGACAAGATCCTAATCAGGAGTTTATCGCAACGGATAGCATGTCTATTGATACTAGTTTAGAATTAAATCAATTAATAGAAGACCTTAACACTAGAAATAAGGAACTATTAGCTTTAATGCAGCAAGAAGATATTCTTAAAATTCAGAATAAAACAGTTAATACAGAATTACTTCCTCAAGTAGATTTCAACCTAGGTTATGGTTATTCTAACTTAAATGCCCAGGCAGGGTTTTTACTTCAAAACCAAGCATTAGGATTAAGCTATGGATTGAGTTTATCATGGAGGATATTCGATCGTTTAGATAGACGGAGACGAAACCAAACTACTCAGATAGCAGTAGAAAATAATACAATTGCAATGCAAGAGTTAGAAAACCAACTACAAGGTGACTTATCATCAGCCTACGTGCGGTACAAAAATAAAATTGATTTAATAAAGCTTGAGAATGAAAATTTAGATGTGGCTCAAGAAAATGCAGATATCGCATTAGAAAGATACAAAGTAGGAAGATCTAATTCTATTGAATTAAGAGAATTTCAATTAAACTCTATTGAGGCAGAAAGCAGATTATTAAATGCTATTTACCTTGCTAAACAAGCAGAAATCAACCTATTAGCCATTAGCGGTAATTTGTTAACTAAAGACTCCATAAATTAA
- a CDS encoding efflux RND transporter permease subunit has product MASLSKISIQRPVLAIVLSLVILIFGLIGFNFLGVREYPSVDPPIITVTTDYAGANADVIESQITEPLEEAVNGIAGIRTITSTSAEGRSRITIEFNLSENLEAAANDVRDKVSGARRRLPEDAEPPTVNKADADSEPIVFLNINSEERSLLELSAIAENTFKERLQTISGVSEVRIWGEKRYAMRLWMDPIKLAAYQLTPLDVLSAVENQNVELPSGSIEGDMIELVVKTQGQLKSEEDFNNLIIAEQNNSFVRFSDIGYAELGPLNMRTVLKRDGIPMVGVVLIPQPGSNSIDIVDEFYKRVDNIKKDLPEDINLGIGFDQTEYIRESINEVQQTILIAFILVILIIFAFLRDWRTTVIPIATIPVALIGTFFFMYLAGFSINVLTLLGIVLAIGLVVDDAIVVLENIYTKVEDGMQPMEAAKKGSVEIFFAVIATTVALVAVFMPVIFLEGITGRLFREFGVVVATAVMISSFVALSLTPMMSSRILKKRERHNWFYRKTEPFFVWLNKGYGRSLDAFMKVRWMGIILFLGAGALIYGLFKTLPSELAPLEDRGMISVNAAGPEGATFDYMDEYINNLVEVTMDTLPTDGLISVTSPGFGTQGTNSGFMRIMLVDAEDREKSQQQLYDEYTPILSQFPAAKAFAFQQQTIGGRRGGLPIQYVIQATSLDKLQAALPKFIEKAQQDPTFTVVDQDLKFTKPQIDIQIDREKAKSLGISVIDIARTLQLGLSGQRFDYFIMDGKQYQVIGQVQRNDRNAPVDLRSLYVRAQNGQMLQLDNLVTLGESSTPPSLYRYNRYISATLSAGLAPGKTIGDGVEAMDAIAKEVLDETYSTSLSGASLDYFESSSSLLFAFGFAIVLIYLVLAAQFESFRDPVIILFTVPLAVGGSFLSLWLFGETLNIFSQIGIIMLIGLVSKNAILIVEFANQKKAQGLNVTESIVEAAKSRFRPILMTALSTILGILPIALALGAGSESRVSMGIAIIGGLIFATGLTLYVIPAIYSYLASKRARVSRVES; this is encoded by the coding sequence ATGGCTTCCTTATCAAAAATAAGTATACAAAGGCCTGTTTTAGCCATAGTGCTATCACTGGTAATATTAATTTTTGGCCTTATTGGATTTAATTTTTTAGGGGTTAGAGAATACCCTTCAGTTGATCCGCCAATCATTACAGTTACTACTGACTACGCTGGAGCTAATGCAGATGTAATAGAATCGCAAATCACGGAACCACTTGAAGAAGCGGTAAACGGTATCGCAGGGATTAGAACTATTACTTCTACAAGTGCTGAAGGTAGAAGTAGGATTACCATTGAATTCAATTTAAGTGAAAATCTAGAAGCTGCCGCCAATGATGTGAGAGATAAGGTTTCAGGAGCAAGAAGAAGATTGCCAGAAGATGCTGAACCTCCAACCGTAAACAAAGCAGATGCTGATTCAGAACCTATTGTATTCTTAAACATTAACAGTGAGGAAAGAAGTCTTTTAGAATTATCCGCTATTGCAGAAAATACTTTTAAAGAAAGGCTTCAAACAATATCAGGTGTTAGTGAAGTAAGAATATGGGGAGAAAAAAGGTATGCGATGCGATTATGGATGGACCCCATAAAACTTGCTGCTTATCAATTAACCCCATTAGACGTTTTAAGCGCAGTTGAAAATCAAAATGTTGAATTACCTTCAGGAAGTATTGAAGGTGATATGATAGAGTTGGTAGTGAAAACACAAGGCCAGCTTAAAAGCGAAGAAGATTTCAATAACCTAATTATTGCAGAACAAAATAATTCGTTTGTCCGCTTTTCTGACATCGGATATGCAGAATTAGGCCCACTAAATATGCGAACTGTTTTAAAAAGAGATGGAATACCAATGGTGGGTGTAGTTTTAATTCCTCAGCCTGGTTCCAACAGTATCGATATTGTGGATGAGTTTTACAAAAGGGTTGATAATATCAAGAAGGACCTTCCCGAAGATATTAATTTGGGAATTGGATTTGATCAAACAGAATATATTCGAGAGTCAATAAATGAGGTACAGCAAACCATTTTAATCGCATTTATTCTCGTAATCTTAATCATTTTTGCCTTTTTAAGGGATTGGAGAACTACAGTTATTCCAATTGCGACAATCCCAGTAGCCTTAATAGGAACCTTCTTTTTCATGTATCTAGCGGGATTTTCTATCAATGTTTTGACTTTATTAGGGATAGTACTAGCCATCGGTTTAGTAGTGGATGATGCCATAGTGGTATTAGAAAATATTTATACTAAGGTGGAAGATGGAATGCAACCAATGGAAGCTGCCAAAAAAGGTTCTGTAGAAATTTTCTTTGCCGTTATCGCGACAACCGTTGCCTTAGTAGCAGTGTTCATGCCGGTTATCTTTCTTGAAGGTATTACGGGTAGACTATTTAGAGAATTCGGTGTAGTTGTAGCAACAGCAGTAATGATTTCTTCATTTGTAGCCTTATCATTAACCCCAATGATGAGTAGCCGAATATTGAAGAAGCGAGAAAGACATAATTGGTTTTACAGAAAAACAGAACCATTCTTCGTTTGGCTAAACAAAGGGTATGGAAGAAGTTTAGACGCTTTCATGAAAGTGAGATGGATGGGAATAATTCTATTTTTAGGAGCAGGTGCCTTAATTTATGGTTTATTTAAAACACTACCTTCTGAATTAGCGCCATTGGAAGACCGTGGAATGATTTCAGTAAATGCTGCAGGTCCTGAAGGCGCCACATTCGATTATATGGATGAATACATCAATAATTTGGTAGAGGTTACCATGGATACTTTACCAACTGATGGCTTGATCTCTGTAACATCACCTGGATTTGGTACTCAGGGTACTAACTCTGGATTTATGAGGATAATGTTGGTAGATGCTGAAGACCGAGAGAAAAGTCAACAGCAATTATATGATGAATACACACCTATTCTTAGTCAATTCCCTGCAGCTAAAGCCTTTGCTTTCCAGCAACAAACCATCGGTGGTAGAAGAGGGGGATTACCGATTCAATATGTAATTCAAGCCACTTCACTAGATAAACTACAAGCAGCCTTACCTAAATTCATAGAAAAGGCGCAGCAGGATCCAACTTTTACAGTGGTAGATCAGGATTTAAAATTTACTAAGCCTCAGATTGATATACAGATTGATAGAGAAAAAGCTAAATCATTGGGAATTTCGGTAATAGATATAGCTCGAACACTGCAATTAGGCCTTAGTGGACAGAGGTTTGATTACTTCATTATGGATGGAAAGCAATACCAGGTGATAGGTCAGGTTCAAAGAAACGACAGAAATGCACCAGTAGATTTACGATCTTTGTATGTGAGAGCACAAAATGGTCAAATGTTACAACTTGACAACTTGGTAACATTAGGTGAAAGCTCAACACCACCATCCTTATACCGATATAATAGATATATCTCGGCTACATTATCTGCAGGTTTAGCTCCAGGCAAAACAATTGGAGATGGTGTTGAAGCTATGGATGCAATTGCAAAAGAAGTATTAGACGAGACTTATAGCACTTCTTTATCTGGTGCGTCCTTAGACTATTTTGAAAGTTCATCGAGTTTACTATTTGCATTCGGATTTGCAATTGTATTAATTTATTTAGTATTGGCTGCCCAATTTGAAAGTTTTAGAGATCCTGTAATCATATTATTTACGGTTCCATTAGCTGTAGGAGGTTCATTTTTATCACTTTGGTTATTTGGAGAAACTCTAAACATCTTTAGCCAAATTGGCATCATCATGCTCATAGGTTTAGTTTCTAAAAATGCTATTCTGATTGTGGAATTTGCAAATCAGAAAAAAGCTCAAGGATTAAATGTAACTGAATCAATTGTTGAGGCAGCTAAATCACGATTTAGACCGATACTAATGACAGCTTTATCTACCATCCTGGGAATTTTACCAATTGCTCTGGCACTTGGTGCGGGTTCTGAAAGTAGAGTGTCAATGGGAATTGCCATTATTGGAGGTTTAATTTTCGCAACTGGATTAACATTATATGTTATCCCTGCTATTTATTCTTATTTAGCTAGTAAACGTGCACGTGTTTCTCGTGTAGAATCTTAA
- a CDS encoding efflux RND transporter periplasmic adaptor subunit: MNKIAIRIIAFIAIVAVIIFLVFPDIFSSEEEQQVSSEPVVASTKITIDAKVVQYETFKNDIVLTGSLLANESVQLASEISGKIDHIYFKEGQYVKKGKLLVQTNVADLEADLQRLKYTARLNAETEKRQKQLLEKEAISKEEYDIAFTNLKTTEAEIEALQAQIDKSRIRAPFSGYIGLRYVSEGSYITPSSQIASLYNVNPIKIEFSVPSRYSGLVKEGSKITFNSEAENKDREATVYAIEPQIDPVTRTLTVRAETENPDNTLIPGQFIRINLSLENRENSILIPTTSIMPKADGHTAYVIENGMAHLKEVELGSRTANRVEILRGIENGDTVAIAGVPQLKDRAKVEIKKLEN; the protein is encoded by the coding sequence ATGAACAAAATTGCAATACGAATTATTGCCTTTATCGCAATAGTTGCCGTTATCATATTCTTAGTATTTCCAGATATTTTTTCCTCTGAAGAAGAGCAACAAGTTTCATCAGAGCCTGTTGTTGCTAGCACTAAAATAACGATAGATGCTAAAGTGGTTCAGTATGAAACTTTCAAAAATGACATTGTCTTAACAGGATCATTATTAGCCAATGAATCTGTGCAACTAGCAAGCGAAATATCTGGTAAAATAGACCATATATATTTCAAAGAAGGTCAATATGTAAAAAAAGGTAAGTTACTCGTTCAAACGAATGTAGCTGATCTTGAAGCTGATCTTCAAAGATTAAAATATACAGCACGCCTTAATGCAGAAACTGAGAAAAGGCAAAAGCAATTGCTGGAAAAGGAAGCAATCAGTAAGGAAGAATATGACATCGCCTTTACCAATTTAAAAACTACTGAAGCAGAAATAGAAGCATTGCAGGCTCAAATTGATAAATCTAGAATTAGAGCTCCTTTTTCCGGATATATCGGTTTGCGTTATGTTAGTGAGGGAAGCTATATTACACCGAGCTCACAAATCGCTTCATTATATAATGTAAATCCTATTAAAATTGAGTTCTCTGTTCCTAGTAGATACAGCGGATTGGTAAAAGAAGGAAGTAAAATTACTTTTAATTCAGAGGCCGAGAATAAAGATAGAGAAGCGACAGTTTATGCCATTGAGCCACAAATTGATCCTGTAACAAGAACCTTAACTGTTAGGGCTGAAACTGAAAATCCCGATAACACTTTAATACCAGGTCAATTTATTAGAATTAACCTAAGTCTTGAAAATAGAGAAAATTCTATTTTAATTCCAACGACTTCAATTATGCCAAAAGCAGATGGACATACCGCATATGTTATTGAAAATGGAATGGCTCATTTAAAAGAAGTAGAATTAGGTTCGAGAACTGCAAATAGGGTTGAAATACTAAGAGGTATTGAAAATGGGGATACAGTAGCAATTGCGGGTGTTCCTCAATTAAAAGATAGAGCAAAAGTAGAAATTAAAAAGCTAGAAAACTAA